The Breoghania sp. genome has a segment encoding these proteins:
- a CDS encoding inositol monophosphatase family protein: MARSALLNVMVAAATKAGRGLTRDFGEVENLQVSRKGPGDFVTAADHRAEKVIREELQRARPGYSLLMEESGTIEGTDPQHRWIVDPLDGTTNFLHGIPLFAISIALERQGQIVAGVIYNPVMDELFTAERGNGAFMNNRRLRVAGRATLTDCVIGTGIPHLGRGDHGRALMELRHVMGEVSGIRRCGAAALDLAWLAAGRFDGFWEHDLSPWDMAAGLLMIREAGGYVSDASGGEKMLETGSVVAGNEYIHHHLLAQLKNARKQA; encoded by the coding sequence ATGGCCCGTTCCGCTCTTCTCAATGTCATGGTCGCCGCTGCCACGAAGGCAGGCCGCGGTCTCACCCGCGATTTCGGCGAAGTTGAAAACCTCCAGGTCTCCCGCAAGGGCCCCGGTGACTTCGTGACCGCCGCCGACCACCGCGCGGAGAAGGTCATTCGCGAAGAGCTGCAGCGCGCGCGTCCCGGCTATTCCCTGCTCATGGAAGAATCGGGCACCATCGAGGGCACCGATCCCCAGCACCGCTGGATCGTCGATCCGCTCGACGGCACCACCAACTTCCTGCATGGCATTCCGCTCTTCGCCATCTCCATCGCGTTGGAGCGGCAGGGCCAGATCGTCGCCGGCGTGATCTACAATCCGGTCATGGATGAGCTGTTCACCGCCGAGCGCGGCAACGGCGCCTTCATGAACAACCGCCGCCTGCGGGTTGCGGGCCGCGCCACGCTGACCGACTGCGTCATTGGCACCGGCATCCCGCATCTGGGCCGCGGCGACCATGGCCGCGCGCTGATGGAGCTGCGCCATGTCATGGGCGAGGTTTCCGGCATTCGCCGTTGCGGCGCCGCCGCCCTCGATCTGGCCTGGCTGGCCGCGGGCCGTTTCGACGGGTTCTGGGAACACGACCTCAGCCCGTGGGACATGGCGGCGGGCCTGTTGATGATTCGCGAAGCCGGTGGCTACGTTTCCGACGCCAGTGGCGGCGAGAAGATGCTGGAGACCGGATCGGTCGTCGCGGGCAACGAATACATCCATCACCACCTGCTGGCCCAGCTCAAGAACGCCCGCAAGCAGGCCTGA
- the efp gene encoding elongation factor P: MKINGNEIKPGNVLQHQDTLWAVVKVQHVKPGKGGAFAQVEMKNLLDGRKLNERFRSEDKVEKVRLEQKDFQYLYAQDDMLVFMDSDTYEQIELQTDFVGDRSAFLQDGMTVTLDMHDGKPIGINLPQFVTLQITEADAVVKGQTQSSSYKPAVLENGVRVLVPPFITAGERIVVDTNEVAYVKRAD, from the coding sequence ATGAAGATCAACGGAAACGAAATCAAGCCCGGCAACGTCTTGCAGCACCAGGATACGCTGTGGGCCGTGGTCAAGGTTCAGCATGTGAAGCCCGGCAAGGGCGGCGCATTCGCCCAGGTGGAAATGAAGAACCTGCTGGACGGCCGCAAGCTGAACGAACGCTTCCGCTCCGAAGACAAGGTGGAGAAGGTTCGCCTGGAGCAGAAGGACTTCCAGTACCTTTATGCCCAGGACGACATGCTCGTCTTCATGGACAGCGACACCTACGAGCAGATCGAGCTCCAGACCGACTTCGTCGGCGATCGCTCCGCCTTCCTACAGGACGGCATGACGGTCACGCTCGACATGCATGACGGCAAGCCCATCGGCATCAACCTGCCGCAGTTCGTCACCCTCCAGATCACCGAGGCCGACGCGGTGGTGAAGGGGCAGACGCAGTCTTCCTCCTACAAGCCCGCCGTTCTGGAAAATGGCGTCCGCGTTCTCGTTCCCCCCTTCATCACGGCAGGGGAACGCATCGTGGTCGACACCAACGAAGTGGCTTACGTGAAGCGCGCCGACTAG